Genomic DNA from Desulfuromonas sp. TF:
ACCGTCGGCAGATCGGCGAACTGGAAGCCTCGTTGCGGCATCTTGAGGATCTTCAGCAAGAGCAGCAGGCATCTCTTGCTGCCAAAAAGGGTGAGCAGGAAACACTGCACAAGGCAATCGAGATCAAAAGCAGACTTCTGGCCCGAATCCGCGATGATAAAGTTGCTCTTTCCGGATTGCTTGAGGAAATGCGGCAACGGGCAGCACGTTTGACCGTCCTGATCAAAAAACTTGAAACGGAAACACCCCCCGAGTATACTCAGAAGGTTGGGCTTTTTGCCCGCCAGAAGGGTCGTTTGCCCTGGCCGGCATCGGGATCGGTCAGGATCGGCTTCGGCACCGGACGGCATCCGGAACTCGGTACTCTCTACGACAGTCAAGGATATGAGCTTGCGATATCTGCGAATGAACCGGTCTCGGCGGTGTGGTCGGGCCGGGTCATTTTCGCAGACCGATTCCAGGGCTTCGGCAATCTCCTGATTGTGGACCATGGTGAGAGCTATTATACTCTTTACGCTCAGACTTCCCGCTTACTCAAGAAGGTTGGGGAGAATGTAAAGCAGGGCGAACCTGTCGCCCTGGCCGGTTTTGAGGGAAAGGACCGTTTTTATTTTGAAATCAGACACCGAGGGACTCCGCTCGATCCAGCTGTCTGGCTCTCACCCCGCTGATTGCTACAGCCACGGAGGAAACGCATGAAAAGAGGAAAATGGCCGGTCTTAATCATTCTTTCGATGATTTTCATGGTCATGGGGTGGATGTCCTTCGGAAAGGTCAATCGCATCGGCACGGCCGAAG
This window encodes:
- a CDS encoding murein hydrolase activator EnvC, with protein sequence MKFFLQSFVILLTLVGIGGALAGESLDESRRSLESVLKRIEEASKDLEAKSVAERSLANDLKTVEREMGRINDRLSSLVRRLSSLERDIAAREKESTAKRKAILETEKRVKRRLSALYKSGEMGVLRALFATESPTEMAREFVYMGRIVRSDRELLLSYRRQIGELEASLRHLEDLQQEQQASLAAKKGEQETLHKAIEIKSRLLARIRDDKVALSGLLEEMRQRAARLTVLIKKLETETPPEYTQKVGLFARQKGRLPWPASGSVRIGFGTGRHPELGTLYDSQGYELAISANEPVSAVWSGRVIFADRFQGFGNLLIVDHGESYYTLYAQTSRLLKKVGENVKQGEPVALAGFEGKDRFYFEIRHRGTPLDPAVWLSPR